In Humulus lupulus chromosome 7, drHumLupu1.1, whole genome shotgun sequence, the following are encoded in one genomic region:
- the LOC133790460 gene encoding uncharacterized protein LOC133790460: MSMYHLIFFIWVRLSSSFSVVIGSVSWCPHQIFHRENQQFEQKTDRFWEFKEETNTWVEVKLPFDLISCVNDNCTKVGSIRLKKSNNNDKENQEEEYDAASEKMQSSKDQKESSGDDDDEADDDDDDEGFVLPLRKKISLTKMSETSIWITGQSGCIYERFWNGVQWVVAPHDLPLSEGHAASVFIVNHTILALSESGNLYQMQLNEISQPIWLEFVPTLFQTTDTEVESSRILIKSGVVSHDGERVYFCTMNGTLLELAEIEPTRWVNHGQPPGADVAAVADAGTIRPEVVYTISSIGNLYEYDSNSKPLWKKHIWKERTAKDASLEPLKGASLHGLIRDHSISLFLLTKGGNLVERRLNHRKWKWLVHGSPKNQHLSSITQAQQDDSNDKFFSLFFTTSSGSVFEYRISKKAGDNQANQMAETWVNHVHPPHAKAARGIGGLQLQAGRIVFPLDDGRLAELHISGIGGENVGPTNSAGVRRKSTMKYVWSVLDAPETEGWNAEYCTEEHGPTNCIMGIKDEPNDLGTTRLATRRRKGSQQDYLIPSASSNGQANALDEYSLADNWIEKNFRLRVMQGGRSFFLITDGGFTFEYLYTESTWIWLRHEYPEAIKGAVGNYNGSLYVIDTYGSLLIRERSGNELAWINCTALKRGSQVTSGPPWDGMPGRALKVTPEDALFFVSRNGKLLQFTVALRKLKWKNCQNPPNTKVACIIDQELFRENIVFVVGTDGRLYQYNKVTELWHEHYQSQHLILSSMPGTATRPSSMSLTGSLFMLSEDGGLVEYHWNSMDGWNWVEHGAPHKGVRLVGSPGPSFEGNQLFLISSDGNVYLRYMDQTTWKWKNCGFPYMGNMEDQKQEEEEEEVGHKWKKNVCVDEDFSTNLEDSEHVDDISSDCDPKVASIRPIPFSEDSVIFELRDGRLGELRRVESTQWIWSRTIGTPTSLCMENYWTALAS, encoded by the exons ATGTCCATGTACCACTTGATTTTTTTCATCTGGGTCCGCTTGTCATCGAGTTTTTCAGTCGTTATCGGTTCAGTTTCATGGTGCCCACATCAGATTTTCCATAGAGAAAATCAACAGTTTGAGCAGAAAACAGATAGGTTCTGGGAGTTCAAAGAGGAAACCAACACCTGGGTGGAAGTTAAATTGCCTTTTGATCTGATCTCTTGTGTTAATGATAACTGTACTAAAGTTGGTTCAATTCGACTTAAAAAGAGTAATAATAATGACAAAGAGAACCAGGAAGAAGAATATGATGCTGCTTCAGAAAAGATGCAGAGTTCAAAAGATCAGAAAGAAAGTtctggtgatgatgatgatgaagctgatgatgatgatgatgatgagggttttgttctgcctttgagaaagaaaatttcTTTGACCAAGATGTCTGAGACTTCTATTTGGATCACTGGTCAAAGTGGCTGTATCTATGAGAGGTTTTGGAATGGTGTGCAGTGGGTAGTAGCACCCCATGACTTACCCCTATCAGAGGGACATGCAGCTTCTGTTTTTATTGTTAACCACACAATTCTTGCTCTATCTGAATCAGGCAATCTGTATCAG ATGCAACTCAATGAAATTTCCCAACCAATTTGGCTTGAGTTTGTACCTACACTCTTTCAAACCACAGATACAGAAGTAGAATCTTCAAGAATCTTGATCAAATCTGGTGTTGTTTCACATGATGGAGA GAGAGTTTATTTCTGCACTATGAATGGGACATTGTTAGAACTTGCTGAGATTGAGCCTACAAG ATGGGTAAACCATGGACAACCACCAGGCGCAGATGTTGCAGCAGTAGCTGATGCTGGTACCATAAGACCAGAAGTAGTATATACTATAAG TTCTATAGGAAACCTTTACGAATATGATAGCAACTCGAAACCATTGTGGAAGAAGCATATTTGGAAAGAAAGAACTGCAAAAGATGCTTCTTTGGAACCATTAAAGGGCGCTTCTTTACATGGCTTGATTAGAGATCATTCCATATCCTTGTTTCTGTTAACAAAG GGTGGTAATTTGGTTGAGAGAAGGTTAAACCACAGGAAGTGGAAATGGTTAGTCCATGGAAGTCCCAAGAATCAGCACCTGTCATCTATCACACAAGCACAGCAAGACGACTCAAACGACAAATTCTTCTCATTATTTTTCACTACGTCTTCTGGGTCTGTTTTCGAATATAGAATATCAAAGAAAGCAG GTGATAATCAAGCAAATCAAATGGCAGAAACATGGGTGAACCATGTGCATCCTCCACATGCCAAAGCTGCTAGAGGAATTGGTGGACTACAATTACAAGCTGGCAGGATTGTTTTTCCACTGGATGATGGAAGACTTGCAGAGCTGCATATATCAGGCATTGGTGGTGAAAATGTGGGACCAACTAACTCAGCTGGTGTTAGAAGAAAATCTACAATGAAATACGTATGGTCAGTACTAGATGCTCCTGAGACTGAAGGATGGAATGCAGAATATTGCACCGAGGAGCATGGACCTACAAATTGTATCATGGGGATAAAAGATGAGCCAAATGATTTAGGAACAACAAGATTGGCCACTAGGAGGAGAAAGGGAAGCCAACAAGATTACTTGATTCCGAGTGCTTCATCTAATGGTCAAGCAAATGCTTTGGATGAATATAGTTTAGCAGATAATTGGATCGAAAAAAACTTTCGTTTGAGAGTGATGCAAGGAGGGAGATCATTTTTTCTCATAACTGATGGTGGCTTTACTTTTGAGTACCTTTATACTGAAAGTACATGGATATGGCTGAGACATGAGTACCCTGAAGCTATCAAAGGTGCAGTAGGAAACTACAATGGAAGTTTGTATGTCATTGACACATATGGAAGTTTACTAATAAGAGAAAGAAGTGGCAATGAACTAGCATGGATAAATTGTACAGCTTTGAAGAGAGGTAGTCAAGTGACTAGTGGCCCTCCTTGGGATGGAATGCCAGGTAGAGCTCTGAAAGTTACACCAGAAGATGCCCTCTTCTTTGTGAGCAGGAATGGAAAATTACTACAGTTTACA GTTGCATTGAGGAAACTCAAATGGAAAAACTGCCAAAACCCTCCAAACACAAAAGTTGCATGTATAATAGATCAGGAACTTTTCCGGGAAAACATAGTGTTTGTTGTTGGAACAGATGGCAGGCTATACCAGTATAACAAAGTGACTGAACTATGGCATGAGCATTACCAGTCTCAGCATTTGATTCTGTCAAGTATGCCAGGAACAGCAACGAGGCCCTCGTCAATGTCTTTAACAGGCTCACTTTTCATGCTGTCTGAAGATGGTGGACTAGTTGAGTATCATTGGAACTCAATGGATGGTTGGAATTGGGTGGAGCATGGAGCTCCACATAAAGGGGTAAGATTGGTTGGTTCACCTGGGCCATCCTTTGAAGGAAACCAACTTTTCTTGATCAGTTCAGATGGAAATGTGTACCTGCGCTACATGGATCAAACCACATGGAAATGGAAAAACTGTGGTTTTCCCTATATGGGAAATATGGAAGAtcaaaaacaagaagaagaagaagaagaagtaggaCACAAATGGAAAAAAAATGTTTGTGTGGATGAAGATTTTTCAACCAACTTGGAAGACTCTGAACACGTTGATGATATCAGCAGTGATTGTGATCCAAAA GTAGCATCTATAAGACCGATTCCTTTCTCTGAAGATTCAGTGATTTTTGAGTTGAGAGACGGCAGA TTGGGAGAATTGAGACGAGTAGAAAGCACTCAATGGATATGGTCTCGTACAATAGGCACTCCAACGAGCTTATGCATGGAAAATTATTGGACAGCTTTAGCATCATGA
- the LOC133790461 gene encoding RNA-binding protein Y14 produces MANADVEAVDFEPEDDDLMDEDGAPDADATASPRAPLPKLKSAITGGGASSSLSQKKTKGRGFREDLNTDRNSRLTGADFDSLKSSDGLEPQRSIEGWIILVTGVHEEAQEDDLQNAFGEFGEIKNLHLNLDRRTGFVKGYALIEYESFEEAQAAIAGMNGAELLTQTVSVDWSFSNGSFLDGANKKKNIRPPRERRSRSPRRRY; encoded by the exons ATGGCAAACGCAGACGTTGAGGCGGTGGATTTCGAGCCCGAAGATGACGACCTCATGGACGAGGACGGTGCCCCAGACGCCGACGCCACCGCTTCTCCCCGTGCCCCTCTTCCTAAGCTCAAGTCCGCCATCACTGGCGGCGGTGCCTCATCCTCACTCTCCCAAAAGAAGACCAAGGGCCGCGGTTTCCGTGAGGATCTCAACACCGACCGCAACAGCCGTCTAACTGGCGCCGATTTTGACTCCCTCAAGTCCTCCGACGGGCTCGAGCCCCAGCGTT CAATTGAAGGTTGGATTATTCTGGTCACTGGAGTTCATGAGGAGGCACAAGAGGATGATCTACAGAATGCCTTTGGTGAGTTTGGAGAAATCAAGAATTTGCACTTGAATCTTGATCGTCGTACTGGTTTTGTCAAG GGATATGCACTCATCGAGTATGAGAGTTTTGAGGAAGCACAAGCTGCTATAGCTGGAATGAATGGAGCTGAACTTCTCACCCAGACTGTGAGTGTGGATTGGTCCTTCAGCAATGGCTCCTTTCTTGATGGAGCTAACAAGAAGAAGAATATAAG GCCTCCACGAGAGCGTCGCTCAAGGAGTCCCAGGAGAAGATACTAA